A genomic window from Lutra lutra chromosome 17, mLutLut1.2, whole genome shotgun sequence includes:
- the CNOT3 gene encoding CCR4-NOT transcription complex subunit 3 isoform X4 yields the protein MADKRKLQGEIDRCLKKVSEGVEQFEDIWQKLHNAANANQKEKYEADLKKEIKKLQRLRDQIKTWVASNEIKDKRQLIDNRKLIETQMERFKVVERETKTKAYSKEGLGLAQKVDPAQKEKEEVGQWLTNTIDTLNMQVDQFESEVESLSVQTRKKKGDKDKQDRIEGLKRHIEKHRYHVRMLETILRMLDNDSILVDAIRKIKDDVEYYVDSSQDPDFEENEFLYDDLDLEDIPQALVATSPPSHSHMEDEIFNQSSSTPTSTTSSSPIPPSPANCTTENSEDDKKRGRSTDSEVSQSPAKNGCKPVHSSQHPQSPAVPPSYPPGPPPAASALSTASGNNGASTPAAPASALGPKASPAPSHGSGTPAPYAQAVAPPAPSGSSTTQPRPPSVQPGGGGGGGGGGGGGGSNSGGGGGAGKQNGATSYSSVVADSPAEVALSSSGGGSASSQALGPPSGPHNPPPSTSKEPSAAASAGAGGVAPGSGNNTGGPSLLVPLPVNPPSSPTPSFSEAKAAGALLNGPPQFSTAPEIKAPEPLSSLKSMAERAAISSGIEDPVPALHLTERDIILSSTSAPPASAQPPLQLSEVNIPLSLGVCPLGPVPLTKEQLYQQAMEEAAWHHMPHPSDSERIRQYLPRNPCPTPPYHHQMPPPHSDTVEFYQRLSTETLFFIFYYLEGTKAQYLAAKALKKQSWRFHTKYMMWFQRHEEPKTITDEFEQGTYIYFDYEKWGQRKKEGFTFEYRYLEDRDLQ from the exons ATGGCGGACAAGCGCAAACTCCAAG GTGAGATTGACCGCTGCCTCAAGAAGGTGTCCGAGGGCGTGGAGCAGTTTGAAGATATCTGGCAGAAG CTCCACAATGCAGCCAACGCGAACCAGAAAGAAAAGTATGAGGCTGACCTAAAGAAGGAGATTAAGAAGCTCCAA CGGCTGAGGGACCAGATCAAGACATGGGTAGCGTCCAACGAGATCAAGGACAAGAGGCAGCTCATAGACAACCGCAAGCTCATTGAGACG CAAATGGAACGGTTCAAAGTTGTGGAGCGAGAGACCAAGACTAAAGCCTACAGCAAAGAGGGCCTGGGTCTGGCTCAGAAGGTGGACCCtgcccagaaggagaaggaggaggttgGCCAGTGGCTCACG AACACCATCGACACCCTGAACATGCAGGTGGACCAGTTCGAGAGTGAAGTGGAGTCGCTGTCCGTGCAGACACGCAAGAAGAAGGGGGACAAGGAT AAGCAGGACCGGATCGAGGGCCTGAAGCGGCACATCGAGAAGCACCGCTACCACGTCCGCATGCTGGAGACCATCCTGCGCATGCTGGACAACGACTCCATCCTCGTGGACGCCATCCGCAAGATCAAGGATGACGTCGAGTACTACGTCGactcgtcccaggaccctgacttcGAGGAGAACGAGTTCCTCTACGACGACCTGGACCTCGAGGACATTC cacAGGCGCTGGTCGCCACCTCCCCCCCCAGCCACAGTCACATGGAGGATGAGATCTTCAACCAGTCCAGCAGCACACCCACCTCTACGACCTCTAGCTCTCCCATCCCGCCCAGCCCGGCCAACTGTACCACG GAAAACTCAGAAGATGACAAGAAAAGGGGACGCTCGACGGATAGCGAAGTCAGCCAG TCTCCAGCCAAAAATGGCTGTAAGCCTGTCCACAGCAGCCAGCACCCTCAGTCCCCGGCTGTGCCGCCCAGCTACCCACCTGGccccccgcccgccgcctccGCCCTGAGCACTGCCTCCGGCAACAATGGGGCGTCCACCCCAGCAGCGCCGGCGAGTGCCCTGGGCCCCAAGGCCAGCCCGGCTCCCAGCCACGGGTCAGGCACCCCTGCCCCCTACGCCCAGGCTGTGGCCCCGCCAGCCCCTAGTGGGTCCAGCACCACCCAGCCCCGGCCCCCCAGTGTCcagcctggtgggggagggggaggcggcggagggggcggcggcggcggcagtaACAGCGGCGGAGGCGGAGGCGCTGGCAAGCAGAACGGCGCCACCA GTTACAGCTCAGTGGTGGCGGACAGCCCAGCAGAGGTGGCTCTCAGCAGCAGTGGGGGCGGCAGCGCCAGTAGCCAGGCTCTGGGCCCCCCGTCCGGCCCCCACAACCCTCCTCCCAGCACCTC gaaAGAACCCAGTGCGGCAGCCTCAgcgggggctgggggtgtggCTCCAGGCTCAGGGAACAACACGGGGGGACCCAGCCTCCTGGTGCCACTTCCTGTGAACCCTCCCAGCTCCCCGACACCCAGCTTCAGCGAGGCCAAGGCAGCCGGCGCCCTGCTCAACGGGCCTCCGCAGTTCAGCACCGCCCCGGAGATCAAG GCCCCGGAGCCCCTGAGCTCTCTCAAGTCCATGGCGGAGCGGGCAGCCATCAGCTCCGGCATCGAGGACCCCGTGCCAGCGCTGCACCTGACTGAGCGAG ACATCATCCTGAGCAGCACGTCTGCCCCACCGGCTTCCGCGCAACCACCCCTGCAGCTGTCGGAGGTGAACATCCCACTGTCCCTGGGCGTGTGTCCGCTGGGGCCTGTGCCCCTCACCAAGGAGCAGCTGTACCAGCAGGCCATGGAGGAGGCCGCCTGGCACCACATGCCTCACCCCTCAGACTCAGAGCGCATCCG GCAGTACCTCCCCCGGAACCCCTGCCCGACGCCCCCCTACCACCACCAGATGCCACCCCCACACTCGGACACCGTGGAGTTCTACCAGCGCCTGTCAACGGAGACgctcttcttcatcttctacTATCTGGAG ggcaCGAAGGCGCAGTACCTGGCAGCCAAGGCCCTGAAGAAGCAGTCGTGGCGATTCCACACCAAGTACATGATGTGGTTCCAGAGGCACGAGGAGCCGAAGACCATCACAGACGAGTTCGAGCAG GGCACCTACATCTACTTTGACTACGAGAAGTGGGGCCAGCGGAAGAAGGAAGGCTTCACCTTTGAGTACCGCTACCTGGAGGACCGGGACCTCCAGTGA
- the CNOT3 gene encoding CCR4-NOT transcription complex subunit 3 isoform X1, with protein MADKRKLQGTGLLARGLCSHVLSVLRGPPRKPAALAGCSQPSLAPGQLHNAANANQKEKYEADLKKEIKKLQRLRDQIKTWVASNEIKDKRQLIDNRKLIETQMERFKVVERETKTKAYSKEGLGLAQKVDPAQKEKEEVGQWLTNTIDTLNMQVDQFESEVESLSVQTRKKKGDKDQKQDRIEGLKRHIEKHRYHVRMLETILRMLDNDSILVDAIRKIKDDVEYYVDSSQDPDFEENEFLYDDLDLEDIPQALVATSPPSHSHMEDEIFNQSSSTPTSTTSSSPIPPSPANCTTENSEDDKKRGRSTDSEVSQSPAKNGCKPVHSSQHPQSPAVPPSYPPGPPPAASALSTASGNNGASTPAAPASALGPKASPAPSHGSGTPAPYAQAVAPPAPSGSSTTQPRPPSVQPGGGGGGGGGGGGGGSNSGGGGGAGKQNGATSYSSVVADSPAEVALSSSGGGSASSQALGPPSGPHNPPPSTSKEPSAAASAGAGGVAPGSGNNTGGPSLLVPLPVNPPSSPTPSFSEAKAAGALLNGPPQFSTAPEIKAPEPLSSLKSMAERAAISSGIEDPVPALHLTERDIILSSTSAPPASAQPPLQLSEVNIPLSLGVCPLGPVPLTKEQLYQQAMEEAAWHHMPHPSDSERIRQYLPRNPCPTPPYHHQMPPPHSDTVEFYQRLSTETLFFIFYYLEGTKAQYLAAKALKKQSWRFHTKYMMWFQRHEEPKTITDEFEQGTYIYFDYEKWGQRKKEGFTFEYRYLEDRDLQ; from the exons ATGGCGGACAAGCGCAAACTCCAAGGTACTGGTCTCCTCGCCCGCGGCCTGTGTAGCCACGTGCTCTCTGTCCTCCGAGGCCCTCCGCGGAAGCCTGCTGCCCTGGCAGGGTGCTCACAGCCTTCTCTCGCCCCCGGCCAG CTCCACAATGCAGCCAACGCGAACCAGAAAGAAAAGTATGAGGCTGACCTAAAGAAGGAGATTAAGAAGCTCCAA CGGCTGAGGGACCAGATCAAGACATGGGTAGCGTCCAACGAGATCAAGGACAAGAGGCAGCTCATAGACAACCGCAAGCTCATTGAGACG CAAATGGAACGGTTCAAAGTTGTGGAGCGAGAGACCAAGACTAAAGCCTACAGCAAAGAGGGCCTGGGTCTGGCTCAGAAGGTGGACCCtgcccagaaggagaaggaggaggttgGCCAGTGGCTCACG AACACCATCGACACCCTGAACATGCAGGTGGACCAGTTCGAGAGTGAAGTGGAGTCGCTGTCCGTGCAGACACGCAAGAAGAAGGGGGACAAGGAT CAGAAGCAGGACCGGATCGAGGGCCTGAAGCGGCACATCGAGAAGCACCGCTACCACGTCCGCATGCTGGAGACCATCCTGCGCATGCTGGACAACGACTCCATCCTCGTGGACGCCATCCGCAAGATCAAGGATGACGTCGAGTACTACGTCGactcgtcccaggaccctgacttcGAGGAGAACGAGTTCCTCTACGACGACCTGGACCTCGAGGACATTC cacAGGCGCTGGTCGCCACCTCCCCCCCCAGCCACAGTCACATGGAGGATGAGATCTTCAACCAGTCCAGCAGCACACCCACCTCTACGACCTCTAGCTCTCCCATCCCGCCCAGCCCGGCCAACTGTACCACG GAAAACTCAGAAGATGACAAGAAAAGGGGACGCTCGACGGATAGCGAAGTCAGCCAG TCTCCAGCCAAAAATGGCTGTAAGCCTGTCCACAGCAGCCAGCACCCTCAGTCCCCGGCTGTGCCGCCCAGCTACCCACCTGGccccccgcccgccgcctccGCCCTGAGCACTGCCTCCGGCAACAATGGGGCGTCCACCCCAGCAGCGCCGGCGAGTGCCCTGGGCCCCAAGGCCAGCCCGGCTCCCAGCCACGGGTCAGGCACCCCTGCCCCCTACGCCCAGGCTGTGGCCCCGCCAGCCCCTAGTGGGTCCAGCACCACCCAGCCCCGGCCCCCCAGTGTCcagcctggtgggggagggggaggcggcggagggggcggcggcggcggcagtaACAGCGGCGGAGGCGGAGGCGCTGGCAAGCAGAACGGCGCCACCA GTTACAGCTCAGTGGTGGCGGACAGCCCAGCAGAGGTGGCTCTCAGCAGCAGTGGGGGCGGCAGCGCCAGTAGCCAGGCTCTGGGCCCCCCGTCCGGCCCCCACAACCCTCCTCCCAGCACCTC gaaAGAACCCAGTGCGGCAGCCTCAgcgggggctgggggtgtggCTCCAGGCTCAGGGAACAACACGGGGGGACCCAGCCTCCTGGTGCCACTTCCTGTGAACCCTCCCAGCTCCCCGACACCCAGCTTCAGCGAGGCCAAGGCAGCCGGCGCCCTGCTCAACGGGCCTCCGCAGTTCAGCACCGCCCCGGAGATCAAG GCCCCGGAGCCCCTGAGCTCTCTCAAGTCCATGGCGGAGCGGGCAGCCATCAGCTCCGGCATCGAGGACCCCGTGCCAGCGCTGCACCTGACTGAGCGAG ACATCATCCTGAGCAGCACGTCTGCCCCACCGGCTTCCGCGCAACCACCCCTGCAGCTGTCGGAGGTGAACATCCCACTGTCCCTGGGCGTGTGTCCGCTGGGGCCTGTGCCCCTCACCAAGGAGCAGCTGTACCAGCAGGCCATGGAGGAGGCCGCCTGGCACCACATGCCTCACCCCTCAGACTCAGAGCGCATCCG GCAGTACCTCCCCCGGAACCCCTGCCCGACGCCCCCCTACCACCACCAGATGCCACCCCCACACTCGGACACCGTGGAGTTCTACCAGCGCCTGTCAACGGAGACgctcttcttcatcttctacTATCTGGAG ggcaCGAAGGCGCAGTACCTGGCAGCCAAGGCCCTGAAGAAGCAGTCGTGGCGATTCCACACCAAGTACATGATGTGGTTCCAGAGGCACGAGGAGCCGAAGACCATCACAGACGAGTTCGAGCAG GGCACCTACATCTACTTTGACTACGAGAAGTGGGGCCAGCGGAAGAAGGAAGGCTTCACCTTTGAGTACCGCTACCTGGAGGACCGGGACCTCCAGTGA
- the CNOT3 gene encoding CCR4-NOT transcription complex subunit 3 isoform X2 — MADKRKLQGTGLLARGLCSHVLSVLRGPPRKPAALAGCSQPSLAPGQLHNAANANQKEKYEADLKKEIKKLQRLRDQIKTWVASNEIKDKRQLIDNRKLIETQMERFKVVERETKTKAYSKEGLGLAQKVDPAQKEKEEVGQWLTNTIDTLNMQVDQFESEVESLSVQTRKKKGDKDKQDRIEGLKRHIEKHRYHVRMLETILRMLDNDSILVDAIRKIKDDVEYYVDSSQDPDFEENEFLYDDLDLEDIPQALVATSPPSHSHMEDEIFNQSSSTPTSTTSSSPIPPSPANCTTENSEDDKKRGRSTDSEVSQSPAKNGCKPVHSSQHPQSPAVPPSYPPGPPPAASALSTASGNNGASTPAAPASALGPKASPAPSHGSGTPAPYAQAVAPPAPSGSSTTQPRPPSVQPGGGGGGGGGGGGGGSNSGGGGGAGKQNGATSYSSVVADSPAEVALSSSGGGSASSQALGPPSGPHNPPPSTSKEPSAAASAGAGGVAPGSGNNTGGPSLLVPLPVNPPSSPTPSFSEAKAAGALLNGPPQFSTAPEIKAPEPLSSLKSMAERAAISSGIEDPVPALHLTERDIILSSTSAPPASAQPPLQLSEVNIPLSLGVCPLGPVPLTKEQLYQQAMEEAAWHHMPHPSDSERIRQYLPRNPCPTPPYHHQMPPPHSDTVEFYQRLSTETLFFIFYYLEGTKAQYLAAKALKKQSWRFHTKYMMWFQRHEEPKTITDEFEQGTYIYFDYEKWGQRKKEGFTFEYRYLEDRDLQ; from the exons ATGGCGGACAAGCGCAAACTCCAAGGTACTGGTCTCCTCGCCCGCGGCCTGTGTAGCCACGTGCTCTCTGTCCTCCGAGGCCCTCCGCGGAAGCCTGCTGCCCTGGCAGGGTGCTCACAGCCTTCTCTCGCCCCCGGCCAG CTCCACAATGCAGCCAACGCGAACCAGAAAGAAAAGTATGAGGCTGACCTAAAGAAGGAGATTAAGAAGCTCCAA CGGCTGAGGGACCAGATCAAGACATGGGTAGCGTCCAACGAGATCAAGGACAAGAGGCAGCTCATAGACAACCGCAAGCTCATTGAGACG CAAATGGAACGGTTCAAAGTTGTGGAGCGAGAGACCAAGACTAAAGCCTACAGCAAAGAGGGCCTGGGTCTGGCTCAGAAGGTGGACCCtgcccagaaggagaaggaggaggttgGCCAGTGGCTCACG AACACCATCGACACCCTGAACATGCAGGTGGACCAGTTCGAGAGTGAAGTGGAGTCGCTGTCCGTGCAGACACGCAAGAAGAAGGGGGACAAGGAT AAGCAGGACCGGATCGAGGGCCTGAAGCGGCACATCGAGAAGCACCGCTACCACGTCCGCATGCTGGAGACCATCCTGCGCATGCTGGACAACGACTCCATCCTCGTGGACGCCATCCGCAAGATCAAGGATGACGTCGAGTACTACGTCGactcgtcccaggaccctgacttcGAGGAGAACGAGTTCCTCTACGACGACCTGGACCTCGAGGACATTC cacAGGCGCTGGTCGCCACCTCCCCCCCCAGCCACAGTCACATGGAGGATGAGATCTTCAACCAGTCCAGCAGCACACCCACCTCTACGACCTCTAGCTCTCCCATCCCGCCCAGCCCGGCCAACTGTACCACG GAAAACTCAGAAGATGACAAGAAAAGGGGACGCTCGACGGATAGCGAAGTCAGCCAG TCTCCAGCCAAAAATGGCTGTAAGCCTGTCCACAGCAGCCAGCACCCTCAGTCCCCGGCTGTGCCGCCCAGCTACCCACCTGGccccccgcccgccgcctccGCCCTGAGCACTGCCTCCGGCAACAATGGGGCGTCCACCCCAGCAGCGCCGGCGAGTGCCCTGGGCCCCAAGGCCAGCCCGGCTCCCAGCCACGGGTCAGGCACCCCTGCCCCCTACGCCCAGGCTGTGGCCCCGCCAGCCCCTAGTGGGTCCAGCACCACCCAGCCCCGGCCCCCCAGTGTCcagcctggtgggggagggggaggcggcggagggggcggcggcggcggcagtaACAGCGGCGGAGGCGGAGGCGCTGGCAAGCAGAACGGCGCCACCA GTTACAGCTCAGTGGTGGCGGACAGCCCAGCAGAGGTGGCTCTCAGCAGCAGTGGGGGCGGCAGCGCCAGTAGCCAGGCTCTGGGCCCCCCGTCCGGCCCCCACAACCCTCCTCCCAGCACCTC gaaAGAACCCAGTGCGGCAGCCTCAgcgggggctgggggtgtggCTCCAGGCTCAGGGAACAACACGGGGGGACCCAGCCTCCTGGTGCCACTTCCTGTGAACCCTCCCAGCTCCCCGACACCCAGCTTCAGCGAGGCCAAGGCAGCCGGCGCCCTGCTCAACGGGCCTCCGCAGTTCAGCACCGCCCCGGAGATCAAG GCCCCGGAGCCCCTGAGCTCTCTCAAGTCCATGGCGGAGCGGGCAGCCATCAGCTCCGGCATCGAGGACCCCGTGCCAGCGCTGCACCTGACTGAGCGAG ACATCATCCTGAGCAGCACGTCTGCCCCACCGGCTTCCGCGCAACCACCCCTGCAGCTGTCGGAGGTGAACATCCCACTGTCCCTGGGCGTGTGTCCGCTGGGGCCTGTGCCCCTCACCAAGGAGCAGCTGTACCAGCAGGCCATGGAGGAGGCCGCCTGGCACCACATGCCTCACCCCTCAGACTCAGAGCGCATCCG GCAGTACCTCCCCCGGAACCCCTGCCCGACGCCCCCCTACCACCACCAGATGCCACCCCCACACTCGGACACCGTGGAGTTCTACCAGCGCCTGTCAACGGAGACgctcttcttcatcttctacTATCTGGAG ggcaCGAAGGCGCAGTACCTGGCAGCCAAGGCCCTGAAGAAGCAGTCGTGGCGATTCCACACCAAGTACATGATGTGGTTCCAGAGGCACGAGGAGCCGAAGACCATCACAGACGAGTTCGAGCAG GGCACCTACATCTACTTTGACTACGAGAAGTGGGGCCAGCGGAAGAAGGAAGGCTTCACCTTTGAGTACCGCTACCTGGAGGACCGGGACCTCCAGTGA
- the CNOT3 gene encoding CCR4-NOT transcription complex subunit 3 isoform X3, protein MADKRKLQGEIDRCLKKVSEGVEQFEDIWQKLHNAANANQKEKYEADLKKEIKKLQRLRDQIKTWVASNEIKDKRQLIDNRKLIETQMERFKVVERETKTKAYSKEGLGLAQKVDPAQKEKEEVGQWLTNTIDTLNMQVDQFESEVESLSVQTRKKKGDKDQKQDRIEGLKRHIEKHRYHVRMLETILRMLDNDSILVDAIRKIKDDVEYYVDSSQDPDFEENEFLYDDLDLEDIPQALVATSPPSHSHMEDEIFNQSSSTPTSTTSSSPIPPSPANCTTENSEDDKKRGRSTDSEVSQSPAKNGCKPVHSSQHPQSPAVPPSYPPGPPPAASALSTASGNNGASTPAAPASALGPKASPAPSHGSGTPAPYAQAVAPPAPSGSSTTQPRPPSVQPGGGGGGGGGGGGGGSNSGGGGGAGKQNGATSYSSVVADSPAEVALSSSGGGSASSQALGPPSGPHNPPPSTSKEPSAAASAGAGGVAPGSGNNTGGPSLLVPLPVNPPSSPTPSFSEAKAAGALLNGPPQFSTAPEIKAPEPLSSLKSMAERAAISSGIEDPVPALHLTERDIILSSTSAPPASAQPPLQLSEVNIPLSLGVCPLGPVPLTKEQLYQQAMEEAAWHHMPHPSDSERIRQYLPRNPCPTPPYHHQMPPPHSDTVEFYQRLSTETLFFIFYYLEGTKAQYLAAKALKKQSWRFHTKYMMWFQRHEEPKTITDEFEQGTYIYFDYEKWGQRKKEGFTFEYRYLEDRDLQ, encoded by the exons ATGGCGGACAAGCGCAAACTCCAAG GTGAGATTGACCGCTGCCTCAAGAAGGTGTCCGAGGGCGTGGAGCAGTTTGAAGATATCTGGCAGAAG CTCCACAATGCAGCCAACGCGAACCAGAAAGAAAAGTATGAGGCTGACCTAAAGAAGGAGATTAAGAAGCTCCAA CGGCTGAGGGACCAGATCAAGACATGGGTAGCGTCCAACGAGATCAAGGACAAGAGGCAGCTCATAGACAACCGCAAGCTCATTGAGACG CAAATGGAACGGTTCAAAGTTGTGGAGCGAGAGACCAAGACTAAAGCCTACAGCAAAGAGGGCCTGGGTCTGGCTCAGAAGGTGGACCCtgcccagaaggagaaggaggaggttgGCCAGTGGCTCACG AACACCATCGACACCCTGAACATGCAGGTGGACCAGTTCGAGAGTGAAGTGGAGTCGCTGTCCGTGCAGACACGCAAGAAGAAGGGGGACAAGGAT CAGAAGCAGGACCGGATCGAGGGCCTGAAGCGGCACATCGAGAAGCACCGCTACCACGTCCGCATGCTGGAGACCATCCTGCGCATGCTGGACAACGACTCCATCCTCGTGGACGCCATCCGCAAGATCAAGGATGACGTCGAGTACTACGTCGactcgtcccaggaccctgacttcGAGGAGAACGAGTTCCTCTACGACGACCTGGACCTCGAGGACATTC cacAGGCGCTGGTCGCCACCTCCCCCCCCAGCCACAGTCACATGGAGGATGAGATCTTCAACCAGTCCAGCAGCACACCCACCTCTACGACCTCTAGCTCTCCCATCCCGCCCAGCCCGGCCAACTGTACCACG GAAAACTCAGAAGATGACAAGAAAAGGGGACGCTCGACGGATAGCGAAGTCAGCCAG TCTCCAGCCAAAAATGGCTGTAAGCCTGTCCACAGCAGCCAGCACCCTCAGTCCCCGGCTGTGCCGCCCAGCTACCCACCTGGccccccgcccgccgcctccGCCCTGAGCACTGCCTCCGGCAACAATGGGGCGTCCACCCCAGCAGCGCCGGCGAGTGCCCTGGGCCCCAAGGCCAGCCCGGCTCCCAGCCACGGGTCAGGCACCCCTGCCCCCTACGCCCAGGCTGTGGCCCCGCCAGCCCCTAGTGGGTCCAGCACCACCCAGCCCCGGCCCCCCAGTGTCcagcctggtgggggagggggaggcggcggagggggcggcggcggcggcagtaACAGCGGCGGAGGCGGAGGCGCTGGCAAGCAGAACGGCGCCACCA GTTACAGCTCAGTGGTGGCGGACAGCCCAGCAGAGGTGGCTCTCAGCAGCAGTGGGGGCGGCAGCGCCAGTAGCCAGGCTCTGGGCCCCCCGTCCGGCCCCCACAACCCTCCTCCCAGCACCTC gaaAGAACCCAGTGCGGCAGCCTCAgcgggggctgggggtgtggCTCCAGGCTCAGGGAACAACACGGGGGGACCCAGCCTCCTGGTGCCACTTCCTGTGAACCCTCCCAGCTCCCCGACACCCAGCTTCAGCGAGGCCAAGGCAGCCGGCGCCCTGCTCAACGGGCCTCCGCAGTTCAGCACCGCCCCGGAGATCAAG GCCCCGGAGCCCCTGAGCTCTCTCAAGTCCATGGCGGAGCGGGCAGCCATCAGCTCCGGCATCGAGGACCCCGTGCCAGCGCTGCACCTGACTGAGCGAG ACATCATCCTGAGCAGCACGTCTGCCCCACCGGCTTCCGCGCAACCACCCCTGCAGCTGTCGGAGGTGAACATCCCACTGTCCCTGGGCGTGTGTCCGCTGGGGCCTGTGCCCCTCACCAAGGAGCAGCTGTACCAGCAGGCCATGGAGGAGGCCGCCTGGCACCACATGCCTCACCCCTCAGACTCAGAGCGCATCCG GCAGTACCTCCCCCGGAACCCCTGCCCGACGCCCCCCTACCACCACCAGATGCCACCCCCACACTCGGACACCGTGGAGTTCTACCAGCGCCTGTCAACGGAGACgctcttcttcatcttctacTATCTGGAG ggcaCGAAGGCGCAGTACCTGGCAGCCAAGGCCCTGAAGAAGCAGTCGTGGCGATTCCACACCAAGTACATGATGTGGTTCCAGAGGCACGAGGAGCCGAAGACCATCACAGACGAGTTCGAGCAG GGCACCTACATCTACTTTGACTACGAGAAGTGGGGCCAGCGGAAGAAGGAAGGCTTCACCTTTGAGTACCGCTACCTGGAGGACCGGGACCTCCAGTGA
- the PRPF31 gene encoding U4/U6 small nuclear ribonucleoprotein Prp31 produces MSLADELLADLEEAAEEEEGGSYGEEEEEPAIEDVQEETQLDLSGDSVKSIAKLWDSKMFAEIMMKIEEYISKQAKASEVMGPVEAAPEYRVIVDANNLTVEIENELNIIHKFIRDKYSKRFPELESLVPNALDYIRTVKELGNSLDKCKNNENLQQILTNATIMVVSVTASTTQGQQLSEEELERLEEACDMALELNASKHRIYEYVESRMSFIAPNLSIIIGASTAAKIMGVAGGLTNLSKMPACNIMLLGAQRKTLSGFSSTSVLPHTGYIYHSDIVQSLPPDLRRKAARLVAAKCTLAARVDSFHESTEGKVGYELKDEIERKFDKWQEPPPVKQVKPLPAPLDGQRKKRGGRRYRKMKERLGLTEIRKQANRMSFGEIEEDAYQEDLGFSLGHLGKSGSGRVRQTQVNEATKARISKTLQRTLQKQSVVYGGKSTIRDRSSGTASSVAFTPLQGLEIVNPQAAEKKVAEANQKYFSSMAEFLKVKGEKSGIMST; encoded by the exons ATGTCCCTGGCAGATGAGCTCCTGGCCGACCTTGAGGAGgcggcagaggaggaggaaggaggaagctatggggaggaagaagaggagcccGCAATCGAAGATGTGCAGGAGGAGACGCAGCTGGATCTTTCCGGGGACTCGGTCAAGAGCATCGCCAAGCTGTGGGACAGCAAGATG TTTGCCGAGATCATGATGAAGATTGAGGAGTATATCAGCAAGCAGGCCAAGGCTTCGGAAG TGATGGGACCGGTCGAGGCGGCCCCCGAATACCGGGTCATCGTGGACGCGAACAACCTGACCGTGGAGATCGAGAATGAACTGA ACATCATCCACAAGTTCATCCGGGATAAGTACTCAAAGCGCTTCCCTGAACTGGAGTCTCTGGTCCCCAACGCACTGGATTACATCCGCACCGTCAAG GAGCTGGGCAACAGCCTGGACAAGTGCAAGAACAACGAGAACCTACAGCAGATCCTGACCAACGCCACCATCATGGTCGTTAGCGTGACCGCCTCCACCACTCAGGG GCAGCAGCTGTcggaggaggagctggagcggCTGGAGGAGGCCTGCGACATGGCGCTCGAGCTGAACGCCTCTAAGCACCGCATCTACGAGTACGTGGAGTCTCGGATGTCCTTCATCGCGCCCAACCTCTCCATCATCATCGGGGCATCCACGGCCGCCAAGATCATGG GGGTGGCAGGGGGCCTAACCAACCTCTCCAAGATGCCGGCCTGTAACATCATGCTGCTTGGGGCCCAGCGAAAGACGCTGTCCGGCTTCTCGTCCACGTCCGTGCTGCCGCACACCGGTTACATCTACCACAGCGACATCGTGCAATCTCTGCCCCCG GATCTCCGGCGGAAGGCGGCCCGGCTGGTGGCCGCCAAGTGCACGCTGGCAGCCCGTGTGGACAGTTTCCATGAGAGCACGGAAGGGAAG GTGGGCTACGAACTGAAGGACGAGATTGAGCGGAAGTTCGACAAGTGGCAGGAGCCTCCGCCTGTGAAGCAGGTGAAGCCACTGCCTGCGCCCCTTGACGGGCAGCGCAAGAAACGCGGCGGCCGCAG GTACCGCAAGATGAAGGAGCGGCTGGGACTGACCGAGATCCGGAAGCAGGCCAACCGCATGAGCTTCGGAGAG ATTGAGGAGGACGCCTACCAAGAGGACCTGGGCTTCAGCCTGGGTCATCTGGGCAAGTCGGGCAGCGGGCGGGTACGGCAGACACAGGTGAATGAGGCCACCAAAGCCAGGATCTCCAAGACACTGCAG CGGACCCTGCAGAAGCAGAGCGTGGTGTATGGCGGGAAGTCCACCATCCGCGACCGCTCCTCAGGGACCGCCTCCAGCGTGGCCTTCACCCCGCTCCAG ggcctggagatTGTGAACCCGCAAGCAGCCGAGAAGAAGGTGGCTGAGGCCAACCAGAAGTATTTCTCCAGCATGGCGGAGTTCCTCAAGGTCAAGGGCGAGAAGAGCGGCATCATGTCCACCTGA